In Actinoplanes sp. NBC_00393, a single genomic region encodes these proteins:
- a CDS encoding pyridoxamine 5'-phosphate oxidase family protein: protein MASWSDFAAAEPMLAAGIRALLQQYGPGMGYLATIRPDGGPRVHPVSPVFTDDGLYCFIVDSPKRRDLDRDGRYALHSYPPEDNDDEACLTGHATPVHDPLTVTRLAGALHASPDVDWRLYELTIETAMLRHHGPAGALPLAASPFVPAYAQTWRAPSKLRPTLAVAS, encoded by the coding sequence ATGGCTTCCTGGTCCGATTTCGCCGCCGCCGAGCCCATGCTGGCCGCCGGCATCCGTGCGCTCCTCCAGCAGTACGGGCCCGGCATGGGTTACCTGGCGACCATCCGCCCCGACGGCGGCCCCCGCGTGCACCCCGTCTCGCCGGTCTTCACCGACGACGGCCTCTACTGCTTCATAGTCGACTCGCCGAAACGCCGCGACCTCGACCGCGACGGCCGATACGCCCTGCATTCCTACCCGCCGGAGGACAACGACGACGAAGCCTGCCTGACCGGCCACGCCACCCCGGTCCACGACCCACTCACCGTCACCCGCCTGGCCGGCGCCCTGCACGCCTCCCCCGACGTCGACTGGCGGCTCTACGAGCTGACCATCGAGACCGCCATGCTCCGCCACCACGGCCCAGCCGGTGCCCTCCCGCTGGCGGCGTCCCCATTCGTCCCGGCTTACGCCCAGACATGGCGCGCACCCAGCAAGTTACGCCCCACACTCGCCGTCGCCAGCTGA
- the dcd gene encoding dCTP deaminase: MLLSDRDLVSEIKSGDLSLEPFEPSLMQPSSIDVRLDRFFRVFNNHLYTHIDPAEQQDDLTAEVEVEDGQPFVLHPGEFVLASTLEVITLGHGLAARLEGKSSLGRLGLLTHSTAGFIDPGFSGHVTLELSNVANLPIKLWPGMKIGQLCIFRLSSPAEHPYGSAVYGSRYQGQRGPTASRSALNFRTWPTR; this comes from the coding sequence ATGCTGCTCTCCGACCGTGACCTGGTCTCCGAGATCAAGTCGGGCGACCTCTCGCTGGAGCCCTTCGAACCGTCGCTCATGCAGCCGTCCAGCATCGACGTTCGGCTGGACCGCTTCTTCCGGGTGTTCAACAACCACCTGTACACCCACATCGACCCGGCCGAGCAGCAGGACGATCTGACTGCCGAGGTCGAGGTCGAGGACGGTCAGCCGTTCGTGTTGCATCCGGGCGAGTTCGTGCTCGCGTCCACCCTTGAGGTGATCACCCTCGGTCACGGGCTGGCCGCGCGGCTCGAGGGCAAGAGCAGCCTGGGGCGCCTGGGCCTGCTCACCCACTCGACCGCGGGGTTCATCGACCCCGGCTTCTCCGGCCATGTGACGCTGGAGCTCTCCAACGTGGCGAATCTGCCGATCAAGCTCTGGCCGGGCATGAAGATCGGCCAGCTCTGCATCTTCCGGCTTTCCAGCCCGGCCGAGCATCCGTACGGGTCAGCTGTCTACGGTTCGCGCTACCAGGGTCAGCGGGGCCCGACGGCGAGTCGATCCGCGCTCAATTTCCGGACCTGGCCCACCCGCTGA
- a CDS encoding YcxB family protein: MQIQITAAPDPALIAAATRHSLRRPVLIARVAGWAFLLAALVDGINPFLLVGGVALAVLTPMALLNHTARRAMRTGQVTTFEISEGGVASADAESRHSYAWRAFRSVEQLRGQLLFGLGGTRFLPIPTNGLSPAQINQVLGAASANGLRVQRA; encoded by the coding sequence GTGCAGATCCAGATCACCGCGGCCCCCGACCCGGCTCTGATCGCGGCCGCCACCCGGCACAGCCTGCGCCGGCCCGTCCTGATTGCCCGGGTCGCCGGCTGGGCCTTCCTGCTCGCCGCCCTGGTCGACGGAATCAACCCGTTCCTGCTGGTCGGCGGCGTGGCCCTCGCCGTGCTCACCCCGATGGCTTTGCTCAACCACACTGCGCGGCGCGCGATGCGCACCGGTCAGGTCACCACGTTCGAGATCAGCGAAGGCGGCGTGGCCAGCGCCGACGCGGAGAGCCGTCACTCGTACGCATGGCGTGCCTTTCGCTCGGTCGAGCAGCTCCGGGGTCAGCTTTTGTTCGGACTGGGCGGCACCCGATTCCTGCCGATCCCGACCAATGGGCTGAGTCCGGCACAGATCAACCAGGTGCTGGGCGCGGCGTCCGCGAACGGCCTGCGCGTCCAGCGCGCCTGA
- a CDS encoding YciI family protein, whose translation MISTYLKPLAEVDAAREDHLNFVADLEKRGFSVTAGRQDPPLGGIILLDVDTEAEAQALIADDPYVQRGLAAYTATGWQISRGALAGYQRTRSS comes from the coding sequence ATGATTTCGACGTACCTGAAGCCGCTCGCTGAGGTTGACGCCGCCCGCGAGGATCACCTGAACTTTGTCGCTGATCTGGAGAAGCGGGGCTTTTCGGTCACGGCCGGTCGTCAGGATCCGCCGCTCGGCGGGATCATCCTGCTGGACGTGGACACCGAGGCCGAGGCTCAGGCCTTGATCGCCGACGACCCCTATGTGCAGCGCGGCCTGGCCGCCTACACCGCCACCGGCTGGCAGATCAGCCGCGGCGCGCTGGCCGGCTACCAGCGCACCCGCAGCAGCTGA
- a CDS encoding phosphotransferase codes for MRTNVDHADLAEPIRSAFGDRELVASERLSGGTAKGVYRLRFADGGSCLAYRWHRDENYWPAQTVLAVGPLGATSSRAAFLDRRERLGALGVRVPELFALGGTDLALVEDVRGGSLEDLLARDVAAGREALGRLRDQLHRMHAAAGVRPDDPSPCEEIIAERGRRALAEAAARVPVIAAQKERLGYALSTRLAAVEPRSRWGWIHGELGPDHVLMSSAGEPVMIDIEGAMVFDAEWEHAFLELRFHADYPLLHTVELDPARMALYRLVQYLSLVAGPLLLLDGDFPDREPMRRIAEWNTARVLAEL; via the coding sequence GTGCGCACCAACGTGGACCATGCCGATCTTGCCGAACCGATCCGGTCCGCGTTCGGGGACCGGGAGCTGGTCGCCTCCGAACGGCTCAGCGGCGGGACGGCCAAGGGCGTCTACCGGCTTCGGTTCGCCGACGGGGGCAGCTGTCTGGCCTACCGGTGGCATCGTGACGAGAACTACTGGCCGGCGCAGACTGTGCTCGCGGTCGGTCCGCTCGGGGCGACCTCCAGCCGGGCGGCGTTTCTTGACCGGCGGGAACGGTTGGGCGCTTTGGGCGTACGCGTGCCGGAGCTCTTTGCTCTTGGTGGCACGGACCTGGCCCTCGTTGAGGACGTCCGGGGTGGCTCGCTGGAGGATCTGCTGGCGCGCGATGTGGCCGCAGGCCGCGAGGCGCTCGGCCGGCTGCGTGATCAGCTGCATCGCATGCATGCGGCGGCGGGTGTGCGCCCGGATGATCCGTCGCCGTGCGAGGAGATCATCGCGGAACGCGGCCGCCGCGCTTTGGCCGAGGCCGCAGCGCGCGTTCCGGTCATCGCCGCCCAAAAGGAGCGATTGGGGTACGCGTTGAGCACGCGCCTGGCCGCTGTCGAACCTCGCTCGAGATGGGGCTGGATCCACGGCGAGCTGGGACCGGACCATGTGCTGATGTCATCGGCCGGGGAACCGGTCATGATCGACATCGAGGGCGCGATGGTTTTCGATGCCGAGTGGGAGCATGCGTTCCTTGAGCTGCGCTTCCACGCCGACTATCCGCTCTTGCACACGGTCGAGCTGGACCCGGCGAGGATGGCGCTGTACCGGCTGGTGCAGTACCTGTCGCTCGTCGCCGGGCCCCTGCTGCTGCTCGACGGCGATTTTCCTGACCGGGAGCCGATGCGGCGGATCGCGGAATGGAACACCGCCCGGGTCCTCGCCGAGCTGTAA
- a CDS encoding phosphoribosyltransferase gives MTHDLRDLLRSEFRWTNPAPNSEYLVSDRSGWWREPKILDGLGPALGEFFRAEQPTVVVAPEVTGFLLGPLVARALGIGFVEAYRAGARRPIAEPMIWAEVPADHRGDVQHLGVRQRLITDHDRVLVVDDWAATGAQARGLRDLFGSRYLGTAVIVDECPPAVTAELRIKSLLTGADLDP, from the coding sequence GTGACCCACGATCTCCGTGATCTTCTGCGCTCCGAGTTCCGCTGGACCAACCCCGCTCCGAACAGCGAATATCTGGTCAGCGACCGGTCCGGCTGGTGGCGGGAACCGAAGATCCTGGACGGTCTGGGCCCGGCGCTGGGTGAATTCTTCCGGGCCGAGCAGCCAACTGTGGTGGTCGCCCCCGAAGTGACCGGATTTCTGCTCGGTCCGCTGGTCGCGCGGGCGCTCGGCATCGGGTTCGTGGAGGCCTACCGGGCCGGCGCTCGCCGCCCCATAGCCGAACCGATGATCTGGGCCGAGGTGCCTGCAGATCATCGGGGTGATGTTCAACACCTCGGCGTACGCCAGCGGCTGATCACCGACCACGACCGGGTGCTCGTCGTCGACGACTGGGCCGCCACCGGCGCTCAGGCCCGCGGACTGCGTGATCTGTTCGGCAGTCGCTACCTGGGCACGGCGGTGATCGTCGACGAGTGCCCGCCCGCGGTCACCGCCGAGCTGCGGATCAAAAGTCTGCTGACCGGAGCCGACCTCGACCCGTAG
- a CDS encoding PP2C family protein-serine/threonine phosphatase, translating into MLFPEPMPNLAPGRRPLSPENRAGLGAALVLLAVVSAVEFADGPPADFVGLLATVPFVAALFAGWQMVLGVGVLATVVGATFVGTAGDHDMTGLVNLMGIMLATGVAAAGATIRQRQAERIAELLRLAAVAQQAVLRPIGPQVGSLAIAGRYISATAAADIGGDLYEALNTPYGVRIIIGDVRGKGLDAVRLASIVLGSYRHVAYEKPDIKAIVADLDRAVARSVGDEDFVTAALVEERGGTLTIVNCGHPAPLLLRRGQVIPLEPPAPAPPLGFMPEVKARVERLEPGDRLLLFTDGLGEARREGEFFPTADRAWRLLGHGTVGDGLASLETALHDWVYGRLEDDIALVLLEYSGPDGGAAVSVPSWEVGAAGS; encoded by the coding sequence ATGCTGTTCCCCGAACCCATGCCTAATCTCGCGCCGGGCCGCCGCCCGCTGAGCCCAGAGAACCGCGCCGGACTCGGCGCGGCCCTTGTGCTGCTCGCTGTCGTGTCCGCCGTGGAGTTCGCGGACGGTCCGCCGGCCGACTTCGTGGGGCTGCTGGCGACCGTGCCGTTCGTCGCCGCGCTGTTCGCCGGCTGGCAGATGGTTCTCGGGGTCGGCGTGCTGGCCACGGTGGTCGGGGCGACCTTCGTCGGCACCGCCGGCGACCATGACATGACCGGCCTGGTGAACCTGATGGGCATCATGCTGGCCACCGGGGTGGCGGCGGCCGGCGCGACGATCCGCCAGCGGCAGGCCGAGCGGATCGCCGAGCTGCTGCGCCTGGCCGCGGTCGCTCAGCAGGCGGTGCTCCGGCCGATCGGGCCGCAGGTCGGCTCGCTCGCGATCGCCGGGCGCTACATCTCGGCGACGGCCGCGGCGGACATCGGTGGGGACCTCTACGAGGCGCTGAACACGCCGTACGGGGTTCGGATCATCATCGGTGACGTCCGCGGAAAGGGCCTGGACGCGGTCCGGCTGGCGAGCATCGTGCTGGGTTCCTACCGGCACGTGGCGTACGAGAAGCCGGACATCAAGGCGATCGTGGCGGATCTGGACCGGGCGGTGGCCCGCAGCGTCGGTGACGAGGATTTCGTGACCGCGGCCCTGGTCGAGGAGCGCGGCGGCACGCTGACCATCGTCAACTGTGGACATCCTGCCCCGCTGCTGTTGCGGCGAGGGCAGGTCATCCCGCTGGAGCCGCCGGCCCCGGCGCCGCCGCTCGGCTTCATGCCCGAGGTGAAGGCGCGGGTCGAGCGGCTGGAGCCGGGTGACCGGCTGCTGCTCTTCACCGACGGGCTCGGTGAGGCCCGTCGGGAGGGCGAGTTCTTCCCGACCGCCGACCGGGCCTGGCGGCTGCTCGGCCACGGCACCGTCGGGGACGGGCTGGCGTCGCTGGAGACCGCCCTGCACGACTGGGTCTACGGCCGCCTCGAGGACGACATCGCCCTGGTCCTGCTGGAGTATTCGGGGCCGGACGGCGGCGCTGCCGTTTCCGTGCCCAGCTGGGAAGTCGGAGCTGCCGGCAGCTGA
- a CDS encoding acyl-CoA dehydrogenase: MTHYKSNLRDLQFNLFEVFGADKAFGQAPFDEIDAETARDVLAEVNRLAREDLAASYTEADRNPPVFDPATHTAPLPESFKKSYETFMASEFWRLDLPSALGGTMAPRTLWWAIAEQVLGANAPIWMYSSGPSFAHVAYTEGTEEQKQWAKLFVEKQWGSTMVLTEPDAGSDVGAGRARAIPQPDGSWHIEGVKRFITSGEHDLTDNIIHYVLARPVGVEGVGGPGTKGLSLFIVPKYHFDAETGELGERNGVYATNVEHKMGIKVSNTCEMTFGEHGTPAKGWLLGDKHEGIRQMFMIIEYARMMVGTKAIATLSTGYLNALEYAKNRVQGADLVQNTDKAAPRVSITHHPDVRRSLLLQKSYAEALRALVIYTASWQDKVLIAEAAGDEKAAKAASRVNDLLLPLVKGVGSERAYELLGHESLQTFGGSGFLQDYPLEQYVRDAKIDTLYEGTTAIQSLDLIFRKIVKDNGRSLAAVASEIQAFVESEAGNGQLKNERLGLGKALAEMQQILGTTLGWLQAVQGGEARELYKIGLTSRRVLLALGDVVLAWLLLRQAEVALNALNGDVSEADKNFYTGKVAAARFFVREVLPRIGADRRIIENTNLDAMDLSEDAF, from the coding sequence ATGACGCACTACAAGAGCAACCTTCGGGACCTCCAGTTCAACCTGTTCGAGGTCTTCGGAGCTGACAAGGCGTTCGGCCAGGCGCCGTTCGACGAGATTGACGCGGAGACCGCGCGCGACGTGCTCGCCGAGGTCAACCGGCTGGCGCGCGAGGATCTCGCGGCCAGCTACACCGAGGCCGACCGGAATCCTCCGGTCTTCGACCCGGCGACGCACACCGCGCCGCTGCCCGAGTCGTTCAAGAAGTCCTACGAGACCTTCATGGCCTCGGAGTTCTGGCGGCTCGACCTTCCTTCCGCGCTGGGCGGCACGATGGCCCCGCGGACCCTGTGGTGGGCCATCGCCGAGCAGGTGCTCGGTGCGAACGCCCCGATCTGGATGTATTCGTCCGGTCCCTCGTTCGCCCACGTGGCGTACACCGAGGGCACCGAGGAGCAGAAGCAGTGGGCGAAGCTCTTCGTCGAGAAGCAGTGGGGCTCGACCATGGTGCTGACCGAGCCGGACGCCGGCTCGGACGTCGGCGCCGGCCGCGCCCGCGCCATTCCGCAGCCGGACGGCTCGTGGCACATCGAGGGCGTCAAGCGCTTCATCACCTCGGGTGAGCACGACCTGACCGACAACATCATCCACTACGTCCTGGCCCGCCCGGTGGGCGTCGAGGGCGTCGGCGGCCCGGGCACCAAGGGCCTGTCGCTGTTCATCGTGCCGAAGTACCACTTCGACGCGGAGACCGGCGAGTTGGGCGAGCGCAACGGCGTCTACGCGACGAACGTCGAGCACAAGATGGGCATCAAGGTCTCGAACACCTGCGAGATGACCTTCGGCGAGCACGGCACCCCGGCCAAGGGCTGGCTGCTGGGCGACAAGCACGAGGGCATCCGCCAGATGTTCATGATCATTGAGTACGCCCGGATGATGGTCGGCACCAAGGCGATCGCCACCCTGTCGACGGGTTACCTCAACGCGCTGGAGTACGCGAAGAACCGCGTACAGGGCGCCGACCTGGTGCAGAACACCGACAAGGCCGCGCCTCGGGTCAGCATCACCCACCACCCGGACGTACGCCGTTCGCTGCTCCTGCAGAAGTCGTACGCCGAGGCCCTGCGCGCCCTGGTGATCTACACGGCCAGCTGGCAGGACAAGGTTCTGATCGCCGAGGCGGCCGGCGACGAGAAGGCCGCCAAGGCCGCGAGCCGGGTCAACGACCTGCTGCTTCCGCTGGTCAAGGGCGTCGGCTCGGAGCGGGCGTACGAGCTGCTCGGTCACGAGTCGCTGCAGACCTTCGGCGGTTCCGGCTTCCTGCAGGACTACCCGCTGGAGCAGTACGTCCGGGACGCGAAGATCGACACCCTGTACGAGGGCACGACCGCGATCCAGAGCCTCGACCTGATCTTCCGCAAGATCGTCAAGGACAACGGCCGCTCGCTCGCCGCGGTGGCCTCCGAGATCCAGGCCTTCGTCGAGAGCGAGGCCGGCAACGGTCAGCTCAAGAACGAGCGGCTGGGCCTCGGCAAGGCGCTCGCCGAGATGCAGCAGATCCTCGGCACCACGCTGGGCTGGCTGCAGGCGGTTCAGGGCGGCGAGGCCCGCGAGCTCTACAAGATCGGCCTGACCTCGCGCCGGGTCCTGCTGGCGCTCGGCGACGTCGTCCTCGCGTGGCTGCTGCTGCGCCAGGCCGAGGTGGCTCTCAACGCGCTGAACGGTGACGTGTCCGAGGCCGACAAGAACTTCTACACCGGCAAGGTGGCGGCGGCCCGCTTCTTCGTCCGCGAGGTCCTGCCCCGGATCGGCGCCGACCGCCGGATCATCGAGAACACCAACCTGGACGCGATGGACCTCTCCGAGGACGCGTTCTGA
- a CDS encoding Ig-like domain-containing protein, whose product MRLVSSLLISTLLVGSWAAPAAASAHDFEVLPGRLVVGLTTSADPARVLERLGDLALASRPVPGMSAMVVDVPPDRAEEAMRKAYGTGVRHLRSDVKLVPGGEPGPGETGTLETVRMPAAKTWATDGRGTIVGVVDTGVSPTALLPAGRILPGQDFVDGDADATDEDGHGSLVASLIAGTGETGVCAQCRILPVRAMSGRDGGTASDLAAGIVWAVKNGARVVTVTASGWTSSDVLHDAVDYARVHGVLVVGSTHLPAIATPDLSNRPREGLTVGAVDGAGRKGPGTLPSHGYWTDVAAADNLRVLGEQHLDGGVGAIAVVSGTAALAFAAKPGATAAEVREAILRTAIPSPELAEDAPILNAGRLLSEFGAADRQAPKVNSTGLAAGQVITATPVEVRPVVTDDHAVARVEVVVDGEVIAERGTPWAEPLRLSAPAGWSGDKTITIRAYDDAGNIGTGTTVVRFDTAAPAISIVSPKPAATVRNLVEVVVSAEDDVTEVTVAGVALTRQPGTSTWSGKIRVPEGRGASFTVHALDAAGNNHYTSWSGHADDSGPTATSMSPAASAKVRGTFTTKLTGVTDNVSGVAKAELWANGRYLGTGTSKQVPTGRTNGKVTLTWKLTDKVGNTRSYTRTVIADNKAPTVSITKAPGNKAKVKGTVKVSVKATDTSGIARVELIINGKVVARDTTAGYALSVNTAKQKKTMKVQVRAYDKLGNVTWTTTRTWYRK is encoded by the coding sequence TTGCGCCTTGTCTCGTCATTGCTGATCTCAACTTTGCTCGTCGGCTCGTGGGCGGCCCCGGCCGCCGCTTCCGCGCACGACTTCGAGGTGCTGCCAGGCCGTCTCGTGGTCGGTCTGACCACGTCCGCGGACCCCGCGCGGGTGCTGGAGCGTCTCGGTGACCTCGCCCTCGCCAGCCGCCCGGTTCCGGGAATGTCGGCCATGGTGGTCGACGTGCCGCCGGATCGCGCCGAGGAGGCCATGCGGAAGGCTTACGGCACCGGAGTCCGCCATTTACGGTCCGACGTGAAGCTCGTGCCCGGTGGGGAGCCTGGGCCCGGTGAGACCGGGACGCTGGAAACCGTGCGGATGCCTGCTGCGAAGACGTGGGCCACCGATGGGCGGGGCACGATCGTCGGCGTGGTGGACACCGGTGTCAGCCCGACGGCATTGTTGCCCGCTGGCCGGATCCTTCCGGGACAGGACTTCGTGGACGGTGATGCCGACGCCACCGACGAGGACGGACACGGCTCGCTGGTGGCGAGTCTGATCGCCGGCACGGGGGAAACCGGCGTCTGTGCCCAGTGCCGGATCCTGCCGGTCCGGGCCATGTCCGGCCGTGACGGTGGCACGGCATCCGACCTTGCGGCCGGCATCGTCTGGGCGGTGAAGAACGGGGCTCGGGTGGTCACCGTGACGGCGTCCGGGTGGACCAGCAGCGACGTGCTCCATGACGCCGTCGACTACGCCAGGGTTCACGGTGTGCTTGTCGTGGGCTCCACCCACCTACCCGCGATCGCCACCCCGGATCTGTCCAACCGGCCCCGGGAGGGCCTGACTGTCGGCGCCGTGGACGGCGCAGGCCGGAAGGGCCCGGGCACGCTGCCCAGCCATGGTTACTGGACCGACGTGGCGGCCGCCGACAACCTTCGGGTGCTCGGCGAGCAGCACCTCGATGGTGGCGTCGGTGCGATCGCGGTCGTCTCGGGCACTGCTGCTCTGGCCTTCGCCGCGAAGCCGGGCGCCACGGCGGCCGAGGTGCGCGAGGCGATACTGCGGACCGCGATCCCGAGCCCCGAGCTGGCCGAGGACGCGCCGATCCTGAATGCCGGTCGGCTGCTGAGCGAGTTCGGCGCGGCCGACCGGCAGGCGCCGAAAGTGAATTCGACCGGCCTGGCCGCCGGTCAGGTCATCACCGCCACTCCGGTCGAGGTGCGTCCGGTCGTCACCGACGACCACGCGGTAGCACGTGTCGAGGTCGTCGTGGACGGTGAGGTGATCGCCGAGCGTGGCACGCCGTGGGCCGAGCCGCTGCGGTTGTCGGCGCCCGCCGGCTGGAGCGGGGACAAGACCATCACGATCCGTGCCTACGACGACGCGGGCAACATCGGCACGGGTACGACCGTGGTCCGGTTCGACACCGCCGCGCCCGCGATCTCGATCGTCTCGCCCAAGCCGGCCGCCACGGTACGGAACCTCGTCGAGGTCGTCGTCAGCGCTGAGGACGACGTGACCGAGGTGACGGTGGCCGGGGTCGCACTGACGCGTCAGCCGGGTACCAGCACGTGGAGCGGGAAGATCAGGGTCCCGGAGGGGCGCGGCGCCTCCTTCACGGTCCACGCCCTCGACGCTGCCGGCAACAACCACTACACAAGCTGGTCCGGTCACGCCGACGACTCGGGGCCGACGGCCACCTCCATGAGCCCCGCGGCGAGCGCCAAGGTGCGCGGCACATTCACGACGAAGCTGACCGGGGTCACCGACAACGTCTCCGGTGTCGCGAAGGCGGAACTGTGGGCGAACGGGAGATACCTCGGGACGGGCACCTCGAAGCAGGTCCCGACCGGCCGGACCAATGGCAAGGTCACGCTGACCTGGAAGCTGACCGACAAGGTCGGCAACACCCGTTCCTACACGCGGACCGTGATCGCGGACAACAAGGCGCCGACCGTGTCGATCACCAAGGCGCCGGGGAACAAGGCCAAGGTCAAGGGCACGGTCAAGGTCTCGGTCAAAGCGACCGACACCAGCGGCATCGCGCGGGTCGAGCTGATCATCAACGGCAAGGTGGTCGCTCGGGACACCACCGCGGGGTACGCGCTGAGCGTCAACACCGCGAAGCAGAAGAAGACGATGAAGGTGCAGGTCCGGGCGTACGACAAGCTGGGCAACGTCACCTGGACGACGACCCGGACCTGGTACCGGAAGTAA
- a CDS encoding SixA phosphatase family protein, with the protein MTPRTLILLRHAKAETPGELDDFDRALTTRGDSDATAAGSWLADEKLRPDLVICSPAKRTRQTWQHAAVALANGENSRPMPEVHYEDDLYWGGRTEVFDLLRAVSETVRTVLVVGHNPTMSEVSALLMPDDQFSGAVVEMKTSGLAVHTTDQPWSETEPGAMRLIRQHTARG; encoded by the coding sequence ATGACTCCGCGGACGCTCATCCTGCTGCGCCACGCCAAGGCGGAAACGCCCGGCGAACTCGACGACTTCGACCGCGCGCTCACCACGCGGGGTGATTCCGACGCCACCGCCGCCGGATCGTGGCTGGCCGACGAGAAGCTCCGCCCCGACCTGGTGATCTGCTCACCGGCCAAGCGCACCCGGCAGACCTGGCAGCACGCCGCCGTCGCGCTGGCGAACGGGGAGAACTCCCGGCCGATGCCCGAGGTGCACTATGAGGACGATCTCTACTGGGGCGGGCGTACCGAGGTGTTCGACCTGCTCCGCGCGGTTTCCGAGACGGTCCGCACGGTCCTCGTCGTCGGTCACAATCCGACTATGTCCGAAGTGTCCGCTCTGCTGATGCCGGACGACCAGTTCTCCGGCGCGGTCGTCGAGATGAAGACCTCCGGCCTGGCCGTGCACACGACTGATCAGCCCTGGTCCGAGACCGAGCCGGGGGCGATGCGCCTGATCCGGCAGCACACCGCCCGCGGCTGA
- a CDS encoding DUF6458 family protein, translating to MGIGASIFLLALGAILAFAVEADISGLDIGVIGWILMVAGLAGLIITLWFWNSRRRTVVTRERPVATPGYTTEYREVRRDDGPPPPPPAYS from the coding sequence ATGGGCATCGGCGCCAGCATTTTCCTGCTCGCTCTTGGAGCGATCCTGGCGTTCGCCGTGGAGGCGGACATCAGTGGTCTCGACATCGGTGTGATCGGCTGGATCCTGATGGTCGCCGGCCTGGCCGGCCTGATCATCACGCTCTGGTTCTGGAACAGCCGCCGTCGCACGGTGGTCACGCGCGAGCGGCCGGTCGCCACTCCGGGCTACACCACCGAGTACCGCGAGGTCCGTCGCGACGACGGTCCGCCGCCGCCCCCGCCGGCGTACTCCTGA
- the trhA gene encoding PAQR family membrane homeostasis protein TrhA: MTTSAPFRMKPADLGKPRLRGRLHQYAFFVALVCGIVLCSIALSRPGIAPFISCLIYSITVCGLFGTSALYHRRVWSERGYQIMRRMDHSMIFIFIAGTYTPFCVLLLDPGKATLMLSLVWGGALGGVALKLIWPHLPRWAGAPLYVALGWAAVAILPDVLAGGVTCLVLLIVGGVTYTIGAVFYALRRPNPWPEIFGHHEFFHACTLVAAICHHIAVYFALYA, from the coding sequence GTGACAACCTCAGCCCCGTTCCGGATGAAGCCGGCCGACCTCGGTAAGCCGCGACTGCGCGGCCGGTTGCATCAGTACGCGTTCTTCGTCGCTCTGGTGTGCGGCATCGTGCTGTGTTCGATCGCTCTGAGCCGGCCCGGCATCGCACCGTTCATCAGTTGCCTGATCTACAGCATCACGGTCTGTGGACTGTTCGGGACCAGCGCTCTCTATCACCGGCGAGTCTGGAGCGAACGCGGCTACCAGATCATGCGGCGGATGGATCACTCGATGATCTTCATCTTCATCGCCGGGACCTACACGCCGTTCTGCGTGCTCCTGCTCGACCCCGGAAAGGCCACGCTGATGCTCAGCCTGGTCTGGGGCGGCGCCCTCGGGGGCGTCGCGCTCAAGCTGATCTGGCCGCACCTGCCCCGCTGGGCCGGTGCGCCGCTGTATGTGGCCCTCGGCTGGGCGGCCGTCGCCATCCTGCCGGACGTGCTGGCCGGCGGCGTCACCTGCCTGGTGCTGCTGATCGTCGGCGGCGTGACCTACACGATCGGGGCGGTCTTCTACGCGCTGCGCCGGCCGAACCCGTGGCCGGAGATCTTCGGCCATCACGAGTTCTTCCACGCCTGCACGCTGGTGGCCGCGATCTGTCACCACATCGCGGTCTACTTCGCTCTGTACGCCTGA
- a CDS encoding 5-oxoprolinase subunit B family protein has translation MKIRRVGAAALLIECAGGDEVEAWRAELWRRRESGELHVVEIVPGARTVLLDGIAPGTETLLAGWEPAPGEARAEGELVEIPTAFDGADLESVAELWQVAPDQAVQRLVDTPLTVAFCGFAPGFAYLRGLPEAWAVPRLATPRPRVPAGAVALAGEYAGIYPSASPGGWQLVGRTDKNLFDVRREHPALLSPGTRVRLVAS, from the coding sequence ATGAAAATACGACGGGTGGGCGCGGCGGCGCTACTTATCGAATGCGCCGGCGGGGACGAGGTCGAGGCGTGGCGCGCTGAGCTGTGGCGACGCCGGGAGTCGGGCGAGCTGCACGTCGTCGAGATCGTGCCGGGTGCGCGTACCGTGCTGCTGGACGGCATTGCCCCTGGGACCGAGACCCTTCTTGCGGGTTGGGAGCCGGCGCCGGGCGAAGCCCGTGCCGAAGGCGAGCTGGTGGAGATCCCCACCGCGTTCGACGGCGCCGACCTGGAGTCCGTCGCCGAGCTCTGGCAGGTGGCGCCGGACCAGGCGGTGCAACGACTCGTCGACACCCCGCTGACCGTTGCTTTCTGCGGTTTCGCGCCCGGTTTCGCCTATCTGCGCGGCCTGCCGGAAGCCTGGGCGGTGCCCCGGCTGGCAACGCCCCGGCCCCGGGTGCCGGCCGGCGCGGTCGCGCTGGCCGGCGAATACGCCGGCATCTATCCCTCGGCCTCGCCGGGCGGGTGGCAGCTGGTCGGTCGCACGGACAAAAACCTCTTTGATGTACGCCGTGAGCACCCGGCCCTGCTCTCCCCGGGCACCCGGGTCCGGTTGGTGGCCTCATGA